In one window of Musa acuminata AAA Group cultivar baxijiao chromosome BXJ3-2, Cavendish_Baxijiao_AAA, whole genome shotgun sequence DNA:
- the LOC135630644 gene encoding hypothetical protein At1g04090-like has protein sequence MGNSTATGALSPLPIDTSFRLPSPLPSWPPGGEFAEGRIDLGGLEVRQVSTFTKVWAVRGGGQDDLGATFFRPSPVPTGFSVLGYYAQPNNRPLFGWVLVAKDTGNGDALAKPSDYTLVWSSESSTVKQDGRGYFWLPTPPQGYAAVGLVVTNSSEKPSVEEIRCVRSDLTDQSQSDAYVWSTDGFSVNGLRPSTRGIKALGVSVGTFIAQANGATTATSLACLKNRASNFTSMPNMMQAEALMKAYSPWIYYHPDEEYLPSSVSWLFDNGALLYQKGNQNPTPIGSDGSNLPQGGSNDGAYWIDLPVDGGRRDKVKKGDLSSTKVYLQIKPMLGATFTDVVIWIFYPFNGPAKAKVQLLNIPLGKIGQHVGDWEHMTLRISNFNGELWRVYFSQHSSGTWVDASQLEFREGNKPVGYSSLHGHAMYAKPGLVLQGDSKLGIGIRNDTAKGSGIDSGGSFEVVAAEYMGSAVSEPAWLNYMRQWGPTVSYDISNELKKVEKLLPKNLRSKLENIIKSLPAEVLGEEGPTGPKEKNSWAMDEK, from the coding sequence AGAATAGATCTTGGAGGTCTAGAGGTGCGCCAAGTCTCCACATTCACCAAAGTTTGGGCTGTGCGTGGAGGAGGGCAAGATGATCTCGGTGCAACCTTCTTTAGGCCTTCGCCAGTCCCCACCGGCTTCTCGGTTCTGGGTTACTACGCCCAACCAAACAACCGGCCTCTCTTTGGCTGGGTTTTGGTCGCGAAGGACACCGGCAATGGCGACGCCCTTGCAAAGCCATCAGACTACACGCTTGTTTGGAGCAGCGAGTCTTCTACCGTCAAACAAGACGGTCGTGGCTACTTCTGGCTGCCGACACCGCCTCAAGGCTACGCGGCGGTCGGTCTTGTAGTCACAAACTCGTCGGAGAAGCCGTCGGTCGAGGAGATCAGGTGCGTGAGGAGCGACCTAACTGATCAGTCCCAGAGCGACGCGtacgtatggagcaccgatggatTCAGTGTCAATGGCTTAAGACCATCTACAAGGGGCATCAAAGCACTTGGCGTTTCGGTTGGAACGTTCATAGCCCAAGCAAACGGAGCTACGACTGCCACAAGTTTGGCTTGTCTGAAGAACAGGGCATCCAACTTCACTTCCATGCCAAACATGATGCAGGCGGAGGCTCTCATGAAAGCTTACTCACCATGGATCTACTACCACCCGGATGAGGAGTACCTCCCCTCATCCGTGAGTTGGTTATTCGACAACGGAGCTCTCCTGTACCAGAAAGGAAACCAGAATCCTACTCCTATCGGCTCCGATGGCTCGAACCTGCCTCAGGGGGGTTCAAACGACGGCGCCTACTGGATAGATCTTCCCGTCGATGGCGGGCGGAGAGATAAGGTCAAGAAAGGAGATCTTTCCAGCACGAAGGTGTACCTTCAAATCAAACCCATGCTCGGTGCGACCTTCACCGACGTGGTCATATGGATCTTCTACCCCTTCAACGGGCCTGCAAAGGCTAAGGTGCAGTTGCTCAACATCCCACTGGGGAAGATAGGGCAGCACGTTGGTGACTGGGAGCACATGACGCTAAGGATAAGCAACTTCAATGGGGAGCTATGGCGGGTCTACTTCTCCCAGCACAGCTCCGGGACATGGGTGGACGCTTCCCAGCTAGAGTTCCGAGAAGGAAACAAGCCTGTGGGGTACTCTTCCTTGCATGGCCACGCCATGTACGCGAAGCCAGGGCTCGTGCTGCAAGGGGATTCCAAGCTGGGCATTGGCATCAGGAATGACACCGCGAAGGGGAGCGGGATCGACAGTGGAGGCAGCTTCGAGGTGGTGGCGGCAGAGTATATGGGGTCGGCGGTGTCCGAGCCCGCATGGCTCAACTACATGAGGCAGTGGGGACCGACGGTGAGCTACGACATCTCGAATGAGCTCAAGAAAGTAGAGAAGCTGCTGCCTAAAAACCTCAGGTCCAAGCTCGAGaacatcatcaaaagtcttcctgcGGAAGTTCTTGGGGAAGAAGGGCCTACCGGACCAAAGGAGAAGAACAGCTGGGCAATGGACGAGAAGTAG